One Dietzia sp. JS16-p6b genomic window carries:
- a CDS encoding AMP-binding protein, whose protein sequence is MADTVREQLRRHADSDSPAIRYEDLTVSWREYIQGADRRAGALDAMLDDTRPRHVGTLLENTPEMLYALAAGALGGVVVAGINATRRGEGLARDIRRADCQILLTDSHLAPLLDGLDLGDVTVIDTDSDEWAATVAASEPPPDPPAVDAGDPFMLIFTSGTSGDPKAVWVGNFTVTMSGEALAPSFELTADDVLYLSMPLFHSNAIMGGFSPAIAVGATMALARRFSATRFGDDIRRYGVTYMNYVGKPLAYILDTPPRPDDAETTLRAAFGNEAAAKDIPAFAERFGCTVRDAYGSTELAIIVVRTENSPLESIGEPFPGVAVYDPVTGTECPRAVFDDTGAVANLDECVGELVNTEGAGFFAGYYNNEQATSERMRDGMYWSGDLAYRDADGNVYMAGRSGDWLRVDGENMAAGIVEEIVLRHPAVSRAAVYGLPDPRGVGDQLAAAVVVRHDGELDPAGLEEFLADQPDLSPKAWPRWVRLSDALPTTATNKILKRELIQDGVGGTSGRDDTWWEREERGTSYSVLADARAGTAS, encoded by the coding sequence ATGGCCGACACCGTTCGCGAACAACTCCGCCGTCACGCCGATTCCGACTCCCCGGCGATCCGCTACGAGGACCTGACCGTCAGCTGGCGCGAGTACATCCAGGGCGCCGACCGCCGCGCCGGTGCCCTGGACGCGATGCTCGACGACACCCGACCCCGGCATGTGGGCACGCTCCTCGAGAACACCCCGGAGATGCTCTACGCCCTCGCCGCCGGCGCTCTCGGGGGCGTCGTCGTCGCCGGCATCAACGCGACCCGGCGCGGCGAAGGGCTGGCGCGCGACATCAGGCGTGCGGACTGCCAGATCCTGCTCACCGACTCCCACCTCGCACCCCTGCTCGACGGACTGGACCTGGGGGACGTCACGGTCATCGACACGGATTCGGACGAGTGGGCGGCCACCGTCGCCGCCTCGGAGCCTCCGCCCGATCCCCCGGCGGTCGATGCCGGCGACCCGTTCATGCTCATCTTCACCTCGGGGACCTCCGGCGACCCGAAAGCGGTCTGGGTGGGGAACTTCACGGTCACCATGTCGGGGGAGGCGCTCGCGCCGTCGTTCGAGCTCACCGCCGATGACGTGCTGTACCTGTCCATGCCGCTGTTCCACTCCAACGCCATCATGGGAGGTTTCTCGCCCGCGATCGCCGTGGGCGCCACCATGGCGCTGGCCCGCCGCTTCAGCGCGACCCGCTTCGGGGACGACATCCGCAGGTACGGCGTCACCTACATGAACTACGTGGGCAAGCCGCTCGCCTACATCCTCGACACCCCGCCCCGCCCCGACGACGCCGAGACCACCCTCCGTGCGGCCTTCGGGAACGAGGCGGCGGCCAAGGACATCCCCGCGTTCGCCGAGCGCTTCGGCTGCACCGTCAGGGATGCCTACGGCTCCACCGAGCTGGCGATCATCGTGGTCCGGACCGAGAACTCACCGCTCGAGTCGATCGGCGAGCCGTTCCCCGGTGTCGCGGTGTACGACCCGGTGACGGGGACCGAGTGCCCACGGGCGGTGTTCGACGACACCGGGGCGGTGGCCAATCTCGACGAGTGTGTGGGCGAGCTGGTCAACACCGAGGGGGCGGGCTTCTTCGCCGGCTACTACAACAACGAGCAGGCCACCTCGGAGCGGATGCGGGACGGTATGTACTGGTCGGGCGACCTGGCGTACCGGGACGCGGACGGCAACGTGTACATGGCCGGTCGCAGCGGCGACTGGCTGCGGGTCGACGGGGAGAACATGGCGGCCGGCATCGTCGAGGAGATCGTCCTCCGCCATCCCGCGGTCTCCCGGGCGGCGGTGTACGGACTGCCCGACCCCCGCGGCGTCGGCGACCAGCTCGCCGCGGCCGTGGTGGTCCGCCACGACGGCGAACTCGACCCCGCCGGTCTCGAGGAGTTCCTGGCGGACCAGCCGGATCTCTCACCCAAGGCGTGGCCGCGATGGGTCCGGCTCTCCGACGCCCTGCCCACCACCGCGACCAACAAGATCCTCAAGCGCGAACTGATCCAGGACGGCGTCGGCGGCACCAGCGGCCGCGACGACACCTGGTGGGAACGGGAGGAACGAGGCACGTCCTACTCGGTGCTCGCCGACGCCCGCGCGGGCACCGCGTCCTGA
- a CDS encoding LLM class flavin-dependent oxidoreductase, whose product MVYVVTRFDFRAPGADAAERRDRYRAALDMARYAEETGHDAVNLSEHHGSEDGYLPSPLVAAAAVAAVTERIQIAVWALVAPLYDPVRLAEDIAVLDHVASGRVSFTFGVGYRPVEYAMHSRDWKGRGARLERQLETMLAAWAGEPVGDDPVDGSRRAVVTPQPFSSPYPLVFLGGGGAAARRAGRLGMHYQPQLDDPALTELYRAECRANGHEPGLVVAPVPGPAAVFCAENPDDFWDRYGGYLLADAEAYRAWQTGPGRGSFVHSDARSVGELRAEGVYLVATPDELVDRVRTRDLRLITSHPLCGGMPVAAAWESLRLMGERVLPNVR is encoded by the coding sequence ATGGTCTACGTGGTGACCCGCTTCGACTTCCGCGCGCCCGGCGCGGACGCGGCCGAGCGGCGGGACCGCTACCGCGCCGCCCTCGACATGGCCCGGTACGCGGAGGAGACGGGCCACGACGCCGTCAACCTCTCCGAACACCACGGGTCGGAGGACGGCTATCTCCCCTCGCCGCTCGTCGCGGCGGCGGCGGTCGCCGCGGTGACCGAGCGGATCCAGATCGCGGTGTGGGCCCTCGTCGCGCCCCTCTACGACCCGGTCCGGCTGGCGGAGGACATCGCCGTCCTCGACCACGTGGCATCCGGGCGGGTGAGCTTCACCTTCGGCGTCGGGTACCGGCCGGTCGAGTACGCGATGCACTCCCGGGACTGGAAGGGGCGGGGTGCCCGCCTCGAACGGCAGTTGGAGACCATGCTCGCGGCGTGGGCGGGGGAGCCCGTCGGAGACGATCCGGTCGACGGTTCGCGTCGCGCCGTGGTGACACCGCAGCCGTTCTCGTCCCCGTACCCGCTGGTCTTCCTCGGTGGCGGCGGCGCGGCCGCCAGGCGGGCGGGACGGCTCGGCATGCACTACCAACCACAGCTCGACGATCCCGCGCTCACCGAGCTCTACCGCGCCGAGTGCCGCGCGAACGGGCACGAACCCGGGCTCGTGGTGGCCCCCGTTCCCGGCCCCGCCGCGGTGTTCTGCGCAGAGAATCCCGACGACTTCTGGGACCGCTACGGCGGGTACCTCCTCGCCGATGCCGAGGCCTACCGGGCCTGGCAGACGGGGCCCGGTCGAGGGTCGTTCGTGCACTCCGACGCCCGCTCGGTGGGTGAGTTGCGCGCCGAGGGGGTGTACCTGGTGGCCACGCCTGACGAGCTCGTCGACCGTGTCCGCACGCGCGACCTGCGTCTGATCACGAGCCACCCGCTGTGTGGCGGGATGCCCGTCGCCGCCGCGTGGGAGTCGCTGCGGTTGATGGGGGAGCGGGTCCTGCCGAACGTCCGCTGA
- the add gene encoding adenosine deaminase yields the protein MSQPARAGHSPAYERYAVLPKAHLHVHLEAAMRPGTMREWCAEDGVEVPPLVDYPDFSGFLDAYGVLISLLHTPERLGRLLDEVVADAAAQGVVALEFASIPDKSAAFDSAEEALEFILPAASAAGRRHGVWTGAIVSIDRGAGPGRALEAAGLAARFAGRGVVAVGLVADERGNPVAGAAEAFAIAREAGLGVVPHAGELAGPEEVRSALGLGVDRIQHGVRAVEDPRVVEELAASGVCLDVCPSSNVILGVYPTLAEHPLPALLDAGVRCSIGADDPLLFGVDVVDEYVLAHERMHVSEAGLAGCARASIDSSFAPADLKRDALARVDDWEHEAEQPG from the coding sequence GTGAGTCAGCCGGCACGAGCCGGGCACTCCCCCGCATACGAGCGCTACGCCGTCCTGCCCAAGGCGCACCTGCACGTCCACCTCGAAGCCGCCATGCGCCCCGGGACGATGCGCGAGTGGTGCGCCGAGGACGGCGTGGAGGTCCCGCCGCTCGTCGACTACCCCGACTTCAGCGGCTTCCTCGACGCCTACGGAGTGCTCATCTCTCTGCTGCACACCCCGGAGCGGCTCGGCCGACTTCTCGACGAGGTGGTGGCCGACGCCGCCGCCCAGGGCGTCGTGGCGCTCGAGTTCGCCTCCATCCCGGACAAGTCGGCCGCCTTCGACTCAGCCGAGGAGGCCCTGGAGTTCATCCTGCCCGCCGCCTCGGCCGCCGGCCGGCGCCACGGGGTGTGGACCGGTGCCATCGTGAGCATCGACCGCGGGGCCGGGCCCGGGCGCGCACTGGAGGCCGCCGGGCTCGCGGCGCGGTTCGCCGGCCGCGGGGTCGTGGCCGTGGGCCTCGTGGCCGACGAGCGTGGCAACCCCGTGGCCGGTGCCGCGGAGGCCTTCGCGATCGCCCGCGAGGCCGGTCTGGGTGTCGTGCCGCACGCCGGCGAGCTGGCCGGTCCGGAGGAGGTGAGATCCGCACTCGGCCTGGGCGTCGACCGGATCCAGCACGGCGTCCGGGCGGTCGAGGACCCCCGGGTGGTGGAGGAGCTCGCCGCGAGCGGGGTCTGCCTGGACGTCTGCCCCAGCTCGAACGTCATCCTGGGCGTGTATCCCACACTCGCCGAGCACCCGCTGCCCGCACTGCTGGATGCCGGGGTGCGCTGCTCGATCGGGGCCGACGACCCGTTGCTGTTCGGAGTCGACGTGGTGGACGAGTACGTCCTGGCGCACGAGCGGATGCACGTATCGGAGGCGGGTCTCGCCGGGTGCGCGCGAGCGTCTATCGACTCGTCCTTCGCTCCCGCCGATCTCAAGCGCGACGCCCTTGCACGGGTGGACGACTGGGAGCACGAGGCCGAACAGCCCGGGTGA
- a CDS encoding sodium:alanine symporter family protein, with the protein MSAIADFIASVNDLYWYAVIALLVIAGLYFSFTTLIVQIRMFPEMFRTIVEKPSDIEPDKKGISAFRAFTVSAASRVGTGNIAGVAIAITVGGPGAVFWMWMLAIIGGATAFIESTLAQLYKVRGKDSYIGGPAYYIRDGLGWKPVAVAFAVIITVTYGFVFNAVQANSISASVRNQFGLEGLGPGLLIGVVLALVVAAVIFGGIRRLSAVTEIVVPLMAIAYIVVALVVVAINITEVPEMISLIVGHALGFREVAGAAIGAAIMQGMRRGLFSNEAGMGSVPNAAATASVSHPVKQGLVQALGVYFDTLVVCSATAFIILLANPDFGGDREGITLTQDSLASQVGDWGVPFLMVVIFFLAFSSILGNSYYGEANIRFLRESPMALRVFRVLVVLAVLGGCLGSVDLIWNLADLFMGVMATINLIAIIPLSGLAVALLQHYLRQKAEGHNPVFHRDELPRARNVTSWDGSDPMTLQHVADKARDVEPKE; encoded by the coding sequence GTGAGCGCAATCGCCGACTTCATCGCATCCGTCAACGATCTCTACTGGTACGCGGTCATCGCGCTCCTCGTCATCGCCGGCCTGTACTTCTCCTTCACGACCCTGATCGTGCAGATCCGGATGTTCCCGGAGATGTTCAGGACGATCGTCGAGAAGCCCTCGGACATCGAGCCGGACAAGAAGGGCATCTCCGCCTTCCGCGCCTTCACCGTCTCCGCCGCGTCCCGTGTGGGCACCGGGAACATCGCCGGTGTCGCCATCGCGATCACGGTCGGCGGACCCGGTGCGGTGTTCTGGATGTGGATGTTGGCGATCATCGGCGGCGCCACGGCGTTCATCGAGTCCACGCTCGCCCAGCTCTACAAGGTGCGGGGCAAGGACTCCTACATCGGTGGCCCCGCCTACTACATCCGTGACGGACTCGGGTGGAAGCCGGTGGCGGTCGCCTTCGCGGTGATCATCACCGTGACCTACGGTTTCGTCTTCAACGCAGTCCAGGCCAACTCCATCTCCGCGTCCGTGCGCAACCAGTTCGGTCTCGAGGGGCTCGGGCCGGGCCTGCTCATCGGCGTCGTGTTGGCCCTGGTGGTGGCCGCGGTGATCTTCGGCGGCATCCGGCGACTGTCGGCGGTCACGGAGATCGTGGTCCCGCTCATGGCGATCGCCTACATCGTCGTCGCCCTGGTGGTCGTGGCGATCAACATCACCGAGGTCCCGGAGATGATCTCGCTGATCGTCGGCCACGCCCTGGGCTTCCGCGAGGTCGCGGGCGCGGCGATCGGCGCGGCGATCATGCAGGGCATGCGGCGTGGCCTGTTCTCCAACGAGGCCGGCATGGGCTCGGTCCCCAACGCGGCCGCCACCGCATCCGTCTCCCACCCCGTCAAGCAGGGGCTGGTGCAGGCCCTCGGCGTCTACTTCGACACCCTCGTCGTCTGCTCGGCGACCGCGTTCATCATCCTTCTCGCCAACCCGGACTTCGGCGGCGACCGCGAGGGCATCACCCTCACCCAGGATTCGCTGGCCTCCCAGGTCGGCGACTGGGGAGTGCCCTTCCTGATGGTGGTCATCTTCTTCCTCGCCTTCTCCTCGATCCTCGGCAACTCGTACTACGGCGAGGCCAACATCCGCTTCCTCCGCGAGAGCCCCATGGCCCTGCGGGTCTTCCGCGTCCTGGTCGTCCTCGCCGTTCTCGGTGGCTGCCTGGGCTCGGTCGACCTCATCTGGAACCTTGCGGACCTGTTCATGGGCGTCATGGCGACGATCAACCTCATCGCGATCATCCCCCTCAGCGGGCTCGCGGTGGCGCTGTTGCAGCACTACCTGCGCCAGAAGGCCGAGGGCCACAACCCCGTGTTCCACCGGGACGAGCTGCCCCGGGCCCGGAACGTCACGTCGTGGGACGGCTCTGATCCGATGACGCTGCAGCACGTCGCCGACAAGGCGCGCGACGTCGAGCCGAAGGAGTGA
- a CDS encoding patatin family protein: MTDLSPTAPDVAVLFEGGGMRAVHTAGVVETLISADIHGGMAAGISAGATHVANYLSREPVRARKSFVELAADPNFGDWRSFARGKGLFNAEYIYEQTGLPDQVLPYDFDTFSQSGTAARIGTFRCSDGATVFWTEEDAASMSELMRMVRSSSTMPVWMPPVLIDGEYYVDGALGRDGGIPLSAAREAGYERFLVVLTQPSGYRKIPPRRLTPFYRSYFRRFPAVGEALLHRWALYNETLDEIEALEASGGAVVFRPERVLIRSYERRVDRLAEAYVLGREQARREVAAWMEFCGM; encoded by the coding sequence GTGACCGACTTATCGCCCACCGCTCCGGATGTCGCCGTCCTGTTCGAGGGCGGGGGAATGCGGGCGGTGCACACGGCGGGGGTGGTGGAGACCCTCATCAGCGCGGATATCCACGGGGGAATGGCCGCGGGAATCTCCGCGGGCGCCACCCATGTGGCCAACTATCTCTCCCGTGAACCGGTCCGGGCGAGGAAGAGCTTCGTCGAACTGGCGGCCGATCCGAACTTCGGCGACTGGCGCAGCTTCGCCCGCGGAAAGGGATTGTTCAACGCGGAGTACATCTACGAGCAGACCGGTCTCCCGGACCAGGTGCTGCCGTACGACTTCGACACGTTCTCCCAGAGCGGGACGGCTGCGAGGATCGGGACGTTCCGGTGTTCGGACGGTGCGACGGTCTTCTGGACCGAGGAGGACGCCGCGAGCATGTCAGAGCTCATGCGGATGGTCAGGTCGTCCTCGACGATGCCGGTGTGGATGCCGCCGGTCCTGATCGACGGCGAGTACTACGTCGACGGGGCGCTGGGCCGTGACGGAGGGATCCCGCTGTCCGCCGCGCGCGAGGCGGGATACGAGAGGTTCCTGGTGGTGCTGACCCAGCCGAGCGGGTACCGGAAGATCCCGCCGCGGCGCCTCACCCCGTTCTACCGCTCGTACTTCCGGCGTTTTCCGGCCGTGGGGGAGGCGCTCCTCCACAGGTGGGCGCTCTACAACGAGACCCTCGACGAGATCGAGGCCCTCGAGGCGTCGGGTGGCGCCGTGGTGTTCCGCCCGGAACGCGTCCTGATCCGGAGTTACGAGCGCAGGGTGGACCGGCTCGCCGAGGCGTACGTCCTCGGGCGGGAGCAGGCGCGGCGAGAGGTCGCCGCCTGGATGGAGTTCTGCGGGATGTGA
- a CDS encoding IS30 family transposase — MDRRGAAKAVGISVETALDWDKGVTKRNGQPRSAFVPAGPDVGLYNRLMSVLECVPGRQAVPVEIVPVERVEKVISSRYLSVLEREKIADLRRAGKGIREIARQVGRSPGTVSREIARNSSNEGRYEPHQAHRRSVLRRFRPKVAKIAANPALAAFIQERLSLRHSPEQIAGALRRQFPDDQAIWVCVETIYQALYLQSRGGLKRQVQAALRTGRARRIPRKRPDQRRSRFVDEMVMISDRPAEVEDRAVPGHWEGDLILGAGNASAIGTLVERSTRYVMLVHLPDGHTAEAVRDQLVKVISTLPEHLRGSLTWDQGCEMAGHKSFSIATGCPVYFCDPASPWQRGSNENTNGLLRQYFPKGTDLSVFGPEDLEHVAQELNARPRKTLNFETPAERMRDLLAST, encoded by the coding sequence ATGGATCGTCGTGGGGCGGCCAAGGCGGTGGGGATCAGCGTCGAAACGGCGCTGGACTGGGATAAGGGCGTGACCAAACGCAATGGTCAGCCACGATCGGCGTTTGTCCCCGCCGGCCCGGACGTCGGCCTCTATAACCGTCTGATGAGTGTCTTGGAGTGCGTCCCGGGCCGCCAGGCGGTGCCGGTGGAAATCGTGCCTGTCGAGCGGGTCGAGAAGGTCATCTCGAGCCGTTACCTGTCAGTACTCGAGCGGGAGAAGATCGCCGACCTGCGCCGGGCGGGCAAGGGCATCCGCGAGATCGCCCGCCAGGTAGGCCGCAGTCCCGGTACGGTCTCTCGCGAGATCGCACGTAACAGCAGCAATGAGGGCCGCTACGAGCCACATCAGGCCCACCGGCGCAGCGTGCTGCGACGGTTCCGGCCCAAGGTCGCCAAGATCGCCGCCAACCCGGCTCTGGCGGCGTTCATCCAGGAGCGGTTGTCGCTACGGCACTCGCCCGAGCAGATTGCCGGAGCGTTGCGCCGGCAGTTCCCCGACGATCAGGCTATATGGGTGTGCGTCGAGACGATCTACCAAGCCCTGTACCTGCAATCCCGCGGTGGCCTCAAGCGGCAGGTCCAGGCAGCTCTCCGGACCGGTCGTGCCAGGCGGATCCCTCGCAAGCGCCCTGATCAGCGGCGCAGCAGGTTCGTCGATGAGATGGTGATGATCTCCGACCGGCCCGCCGAGGTCGAGGACCGGGCGGTGCCCGGCCACTGGGAGGGAGATCTAATCCTGGGCGCCGGGAACGCCTCGGCGATCGGCACCCTGGTCGAGCGCAGCACCCGCTACGTCATGCTCGTGCACCTGCCAGATGGCCACACCGCCGAGGCCGTCCGAGACCAGCTCGTCAAGGTCATCTCGACCCTGCCCGAGCACCTGCGCGGATCGCTGACCTGGGACCAGGGCTGCGAGATGGCCGGTCACAAGTCGTTCTCGATCGCCACCGGCTGCCCGGTGTACTTCTGCGACCCGGCCAGCCCCTGGCAGCGGGGATCGAACGAGAACACCAACGGGCTGCTGCGCCAGTACTTCCCCAAGGGAACCGACCTGAGCGTCTTCGGCCCCGAGGATCTCGAGCACGTCGCCCAGGAGCTCAACGCCCGCCCCCGCAAGACCCTCAACTTCGAGACCCCCGCCGAACGGATGCGAGACCTACTAGCCTCAACCTAG
- a CDS encoding nitrite/sulfite reductase, with translation MTGTASRPARPARAPKPQGQWKIDGKLTLNHNEEFKLTDDALNVRQRILDTYSKEGFASIPSDDLSGRMRWWGLYTQRKQGLDGSRTSKLEADELQDEYFMMRVRTDGGAVTTDQLRVLAGISTDFARGTADISDRQNIQYHWIAIEDVPEIWRRLEDVGIDTVEACGDCPRVILGSPVAGVAESEILDPTPVIEEIKAKYIGTEEFSNLPRKFKSAMTGHPSLDVVHEINDISLVGVRHPELGPGYDLWVGGGLSTNPQLATRVGVFVRQEEAAEVWAGVVGIFRDYGYRRMRTRARLKFLIKDWGAEKFRQVLQDEYLGRELPDGPAPERGVGSGDHVGVHEQKDGRFYVGAAPTVGRVGGEKLAQVADLAEAAGSHRVRFTPHQKLLVLDVEPEKVEQLVEGLAEIGLHARPSSFRRSTMACTGIEFCKLAFVDTKDTATALIGELESRFADEAPLRTPLSIHLNGCPNSCARIQTADIGLKGQLLDGDTPGFQVHLGGGLASQDQESGGLGRTVRGLRVPSADLPDYVERVIRKYRETGADGETFAEWAHRVEEEVLV, from the coding sequence ATGACCGGTACCGCCTCCCGCCCCGCTCGACCCGCTCGCGCCCCCAAGCCCCAGGGCCAGTGGAAGATCGACGGCAAGCTCACCCTCAACCACAACGAGGAGTTCAAGCTCACCGACGACGCGCTCAACGTCCGCCAGCGCATCCTCGACACCTACTCCAAGGAGGGCTTCGCCTCCATCCCGTCCGACGATCTGTCGGGCCGGATGCGCTGGTGGGGCCTGTACACCCAGCGCAAGCAGGGTCTGGACGGCTCCCGGACCTCCAAGCTCGAGGCCGACGAGCTGCAGGACGAGTACTTCATGATGCGGGTCCGGACTGACGGCGGAGCGGTGACCACCGATCAGTTGCGGGTCCTCGCGGGCATCTCGACCGACTTCGCACGCGGCACCGCCGACATCTCCGACCGGCAGAACATCCAGTACCACTGGATCGCCATCGAGGACGTCCCGGAGATCTGGCGGCGTCTCGAAGACGTGGGGATCGACACCGTCGAGGCCTGCGGCGACTGCCCCCGGGTGATCCTCGGCAGCCCGGTGGCCGGCGTGGCCGAGTCGGAGATCCTGGACCCGACCCCGGTGATCGAGGAGATCAAGGCCAAGTACATCGGTACCGAGGAGTTCTCCAACCTCCCGCGCAAGTTCAAGTCCGCCATGACCGGGCACCCGAGTCTGGACGTGGTCCACGAGATCAACGACATCTCGTTGGTCGGCGTCCGGCATCCCGAACTCGGCCCCGGATACGACCTCTGGGTGGGGGGCGGACTGTCGACCAACCCGCAGCTCGCCACCCGCGTCGGCGTGTTCGTCCGTCAGGAGGAGGCGGCCGAGGTGTGGGCCGGCGTGGTGGGGATCTTCCGCGATTACGGCTACCGCCGCATGCGCACCCGCGCCCGTCTCAAGTTCCTCATCAAGGACTGGGGTGCCGAGAAGTTTCGCCAGGTCCTCCAGGACGAGTACCTGGGACGCGAACTCCCGGACGGCCCCGCCCCCGAGCGTGGAGTGGGTTCGGGCGACCACGTGGGCGTCCACGAGCAGAAGGATGGCCGCTTCTACGTGGGCGCGGCTCCCACCGTCGGCCGTGTGGGCGGGGAGAAGCTGGCGCAGGTCGCCGACCTCGCCGAGGCCGCGGGTTCCCACCGGGTCCGCTTCACCCCGCACCAGAAGCTGCTGGTGCTGGACGTCGAGCCGGAGAAGGTGGAGCAGTTGGTCGAGGGGCTGGCGGAGATCGGCCTGCACGCCCGGCCCAGCTCGTTCCGCCGCTCCACCATGGCGTGCACCGGCATCGAGTTCTGCAAACTCGCCTTCGTCGACACCAAGGACACGGCCACCGCGCTGATCGGTGAGCTCGAGAGCCGGTTCGCCGACGAGGCGCCCCTGCGTACGCCGCTGTCGATCCACCTCAACGGGTGCCCCAACAGCTGTGCACGCATCCAGACCGCCGACATCGGGCTCAAGGGCCAGCTGCTCGACGGCGACACCCCGGGATTCCAGGTCCACCTCGGTGGTGGCCTGGCCTCCCAGGACCAGGAGTCGGGCGGCCTGGGCCGCACGGTCCGCGGCCTGCGCGTGCCCTCCGCGGATCTGCCCGACTACGTGGAGCGCGTGATCCGCAAGTACAGGGAGACCGGTGCCGACGGCGAGACCTTCGCCGAGTGGGCCCACCGGGTGGAGGAGGAGGTCCTGGTATGA
- a CDS encoding phosphoadenylyl-sulfate reductase: MTAVALDLLPRSTVLTPGPGRRRTTEELKAIAEDAARRFDDRGLYGRHGEVDPAEVLAWAGETFGDALAVACSMANTVVPEMTAQYAPGVDVLFLDTGYHFSETIGVRDALASTPGLNVVDVRSPASREEHEAALGPRPFETNPELCCRLRKVEPLDAALSGYEAWITGLRRVDTDHRAGAAIVEWDAKHSMIKINPLVAWTLDRVHAYAEEHGCLLNPLLDDGFPSIGCEPCTHRVEAGADPRSGRWAGSSKTECGIHL, encoded by the coding sequence ATGACCGCAGTCGCTCTCGATCTGCTGCCCCGCAGCACCGTCCTGACCCCCGGCCCCGGCCGGCGCCGGACCACCGAGGAGCTCAAGGCGATCGCCGAGGACGCGGCCCGTCGCTTCGACGACCGCGGACTCTACGGCCGCCACGGTGAGGTCGACCCCGCCGAAGTCCTGGCGTGGGCCGGTGAGACCTTCGGGGACGCCCTGGCCGTGGCCTGCTCGATGGCCAACACCGTCGTTCCGGAGATGACCGCGCAGTACGCCCCGGGCGTGGACGTGCTCTTCCTCGACACCGGGTACCACTTCTCCGAGACCATCGGGGTCCGGGACGCCCTCGCGTCCACACCGGGGCTCAACGTGGTGGACGTGCGCAGCCCCGCGAGCCGCGAGGAGCACGAGGCCGCGCTCGGCCCGCGCCCGTTCGAGACGAACCCGGAGCTGTGCTGCCGCCTGCGCAAGGTGGAGCCGCTCGACGCGGCTCTGTCCGGCTACGAGGCGTGGATCACAGGCCTGCGCCGCGTGGACACCGACCACCGCGCCGGCGCGGCGATCGTGGAGTGGGACGCCAAGCACTCGATGATCAAGATCAACCCGCTCGTGGCGTGGACCCTGGATCGCGTGCACGCCTACGCGGAGGAGCACGGGTGCCTGCTCAACCCCCTACTCGACGACGGCTTCCCGTCGATAGGCTGTGAACCGTGCACCCACCGCGTCGAAGCCGGAGCGGATCCGCGCTCAGGTCGCTGGGCCGGTTCCTCCAAGACCGAGTGCGGCATCCACCTGTGA
- a CDS encoding NAD(P)-dependent oxidoreductase has protein sequence MTIAFADAGPAVERSAAPTLDGLPLTVGLSAREVLVVGAGPVSVRRAETFLAAGAVVRVVAPRVDPAMADLATRAGGQLVVVTRNFTPADLDTPWMVHVATGDPAVDAEVAALCEQRRIWCVAAGDAALGSVRVPARTAVATPAGLVRIAVDSSDPRRSVRVGRHVARSLATAPAGLRARRRPEAGWLVLVGGCGDGDLLTVRARRFVHAADVLVVDGAADPGLLAEIDDDVEVIEVGSTLPVDAVARVVAARCAAGHGVVRIVAADALAERAGELRSTGLEFEIVPGVIDGGA, from the coding sequence GTGACCATCGCCTTCGCCGACGCGGGACCTGCGGTCGAGCGGTCGGCGGCACCCACGCTGGACGGCCTCCCTCTCACCGTGGGGCTGTCCGCCCGGGAGGTGCTCGTGGTGGGCGCGGGGCCCGTGTCGGTCCGCCGCGCCGAGACCTTCCTCGCCGCCGGGGCGGTGGTCCGGGTCGTGGCCCCTCGGGTGGACCCGGCGATGGCCGACCTCGCGACGCGGGCCGGCGGCCAGCTCGTCGTCGTCACCAGGAACTTCACCCCCGCGGACCTGGACACGCCCTGGATGGTGCACGTCGCCACCGGCGACCCGGCGGTCGACGCCGAGGTCGCCGCGCTCTGTGAGCAGCGCCGGATCTGGTGCGTGGCCGCCGGAGACGCCGCACTCGGCTCCGTGCGGGTGCCCGCGCGGACGGCGGTGGCGACGCCGGCGGGTCTCGTCCGCATCGCCGTGGACTCCTCGGACCCGCGCCGGTCGGTGCGGGTGGGACGTCACGTGGCGAGGTCTCTGGCCACCGCACCGGCGGGGTTGCGCGCCCGGCGCCGCCCCGAGGCGGGGTGGCTGGTCCTGGTCGGCGGGTGCGGCGACGGTGACCTCCTCACCGTCCGTGCCCGCCGTTTCGTCCACGCAGCGGACGTCCTGGTGGTGGACGGCGCGGCCGATCCGGGGTTGCTGGCGGAGATCGACGACGACGTCGAGGTCATCGAGGTCGGGTCGACCCTGCCCGTCGACGCGGTCGCCCGGGTGGTGGCCGCGCGGTGCGCCGCCGGGCACGGGGTCGTCCGGATCGTCGCCGCCGATGCCCTGGCGGAGCGGGCCGGCGAGCTCAGGTCCACCGGGCTCGAGTTCGAGATCGTGCCCGGCGTGATCGACGGCGGGGCCTGA